The Solanum lycopersicum chromosome 2, SLM_r2.1 DNA window GTTTTATAAGACgatttaagaagttttgtaaAACCAGAGGGGTTCCCTGAATCTGaataatttacaaaatatacTTGTTAATTTCTCATAATGATTGCCATGTCATGCTTGGCATGAAGATCCAAGTTTAGTTAAAAAAGATGATACCAATTGAATCTGGACCgaaaatagtatttttataaaattcgaCTGTCAGCAAGTAGTATATATAGATTGTTCAATTTGAGCACTAACACCTCCTTATTGCTAGCACTCGTCATTCCTCATATATAAGTCACGTTTAACAGTTTTTCCTTTTTAGGTTCTTCCAccatctttacttttttttcttttccaagCCAAACATGTATTGAAGAAAATAGAAATCCACTCAGATAGAGCACTTATTACAAGATTGCATTCTAGTACTTTAAGTTTGCTAAAAACTTATTTGCACCGAGTGTTTATACCAAGTCAATTCTAGAATGAATTTGATCAAAATCCCTGAGCATGGTTTTATAAGGCCTTCAAATAGTTTTTATCTATCactttgaaaaaattgaattggTATAAGAAGACAATATAGTCATTAGTTACTCAGTAAGGGagagataaagaaaataaaaccaTGAATGAAGAAAGACacgattaaaaaaaagaaagtacatTGGCTAGTGATTGTGAGGTCTCAATTCTTGACTTGAGGGGCACCAAAGGCCTATGCCTTTTCGCCCCTTGGTTAGATAGAGAGGCcatatcttctttattttgtcaAAACAATGAAATAGAGGGCAGGCTGAATTGATCAATTTATGAAGGAACAAGGTTCAACTCTACTGATTTATTAAAATACCTCAGCCACGTACATTATTGCACTTCCACTTGACACCTATCGTAATAATAGATAGCTCATCTTAACATGATCTTCTCATGGGTGGATGCTTTCAGCAATTACTTGTCTACCCAACATTTATTACCGCGGGTACAACAACTAGTACACTAGATAGAGGTGAGTCTTTCGTCAAGTacattatttgatttgatggtATTGAATAGTTATCTTAGAAGGTATGCCAAATGCTAAACAACTGGAGCAAGTAGGAATTTCTACTACCAAACAAATGGTGTACACATCTATGAATTCCATTTTCCTCGCAGAAGTAGAGAAGTCAACTTGTGAAGTATTTTATTTCTATCAGTTTGCTCAGTTTCAAAGGATGCCTCATCCTGCACTAACATATACTACTTTATTTTTGTAAAGAGAAGctgatatttttaaaagaattatatgGATTAGTAGCAAACTTAACTGAAAGGGACATCTTTATTCTTAGTGGCTCAGCCACTCTCTACTCTGTATTGAGCATGAGTTTGTGTTTGCTTATAAATAACACCTTCTACTTACTCCTTATTTTATAACCAAAAAGAGCAATGTTTACTGCATCTGCAATCATGAACATGAAAAGCCATGTGTTTTTAATCTACCCTTTGCTTTGCTTCTTGTTTCTCAGTTCCTTTGTATATGGCCAGCTTGATTACAAATACTACGATACCACTTGTCCCAACCTCACAAAAATCGTTAGAAATGGTGTCTGGTCTGCTATTTCTAATGACACCAGAATGCCGGCTTCTCTTTTGCGCTTGCACTTCCATGACTGTTTTGTCAATGTATACACACTTTTTTAGTGTAACAACATATTAAGAACATAGCACTAATGCCAGTTAATCTAATTGTTTACTGATGTATGTTGTGTAGGGATGTGACGGGTCAATTCTGCTTGATGATACGAGTACATTCACAGGAGAGAAGAATGCATTTCCTAATCGAAATTCAGCCAGAGGATATGAAGTCATTGATGCAATAAAAGCTAATGTGGAGAAAGCTTGCCCATCTACAGTTTCATGTACTGATATATTGACTCTAGCAGCTAGAGAAGCTATTTATCTCGTAAGAATCTTTTTTCTTGTGAAAGGGCACTAAGACTCCTGAGCTAGATAATATACTTTGCCTCTCATATAAATTGTTCTGTCAACTGTTTTCAGACTAGAGGACCCTTTTGGTCAGTGTGCTTGGGCCGTCGAGATAGTCTTACTGCAAGTCAGAGTGCAGCTAATGATCAGCTTCCATCACCTTTCGAGCCCTTAGTAAACATTACTGCGAAATTTGTTTCTAAGGGTCTTGATGTAAAAGATGTTGTGGTgctttcaggtacctgaacccaAACCAACATGcaacttttctttttgttgctgATTCCTACTAAAAGAGCCTTGTGGTTTCCCTCTCATGCTAATTTCACGTACTTTATCCATTATAACAGTAAAGTCAATCATTTGATGCAGGTGCCCACACCATTGGATTTGCTCAATGTTTCATGTTCAAGCGAAGGCTATTTGATTTTGATGGATCAGGCAATCCTGATCCTACACTTGATTTATCATTGCTAGGCAGTCTACGGAGCGTATGCCCTAACCAGAGCGATTCAGATTCCAATTTGGCTCCTCTGGATGCAGTCACAATTAACAGGTTTGACAATGTATATTTCAAGAACCTAATGAACAATTCAGGGCTTCTTGAGTCAGATCAAGCACTCATGAATGACAATACGACTGCTGCACTGGTGTCAAACTACAGCAGGAatccttctcttttctccaaggAGTTTGCTGCATCAATGGTTAAGCTGATCAATATAGGTGTGCTAACAGGACAAAATGGAGAGATCAGAAAGAACTGTAGGGTGGTGAATTAGAAAGTTCCAATTATATTATTGTGAGATAATTAGCTCTGCTTCCAAATAACATATTATCAATGCATGTTTGATGTAGTAAAAGAAATCATCTTGGATCTAGTAGAAAGTAATTCACtgtcacatttttattttaatttggaaCTTAGTTATTTTTAAGCAAAGTTTCTTCTTGTCTAATAGTAAAAatgttttgttttatatatgGCTTCCACAAAGTTTTTCTTATTCACAATCATGTCTAGTGATTTTGCTTGTATCTCATAGTCGCTTATATTGCAACTTAGAgctcaaaaataaagaaaaaggaatgGATGAAACCGTTTATTCATTAACCAATTGAACATTATAATGACATAAAATAAGCCAAATTATTGTGCCACTTAACTACTTAATAGAACCTTGCTTACAGCTGAGGTGGAAAGTTGGGTCAACAGATAACGTCAatgaaaaagtaataaaaaaaatgatagaacAAAGTAAATATGAGAATATTGAAAGACTTCGATCTTCTTTCTATATAAGTACAGTTTGGTAAATATTTAGCCCTCATCCAACCAAACAATCTTTTCCCCTCCATCTCCTTTCAATAATCCAATTCATCTTGTGTGTCTGTGAGAGAGAGACAATAGAGATGGATCCACCAGAGGTAGAGACCATGGACATCCCCGGCAGAAGTGATCCCCCAGTTGAAGATAAACCAGCTAAACATTGGTAATTTTGTTTCCCTTGTTGACTATATACCACGAGACCCATTTGGTTTAACTCTTTGATCTTTTGGGTTGTGTTTCTGCAGTTGTTCTTGCTTTTACGACTGTTTTGATGTCTTGTTGGACTACGTGTGCTGCTATGATTTCTGGCGTTAATTAGGGATACACGTCATATAACTACTCTCTACTCGGGAACTTGTTAGATGAACCAGTTATGTTCTTTCGCTTTTGCACTGCATTATTTATCCATCTTATATTGTAATTAAAGTTCTAATCAGAATTTCACATGGTTCTTCATCGTCGTctttttttccaaattaattATATGGCTTATGTCGTATATTTTGTGATTCCACACATTTAAAGATATTTGGATATCACGTAAATTAAAATGTTGTACAAAATTACAAAGAAAATTGAGTTCAGAGATAATAAGACTTTAGTTTGATTAATATGTATTTCTAAGATTTGAATAGGTATTTATACCTTTTTCCTTTGATATTTATTATCAAAGAAGCCACGCTTGAAGGGAAAAAAACCTTTTACATAAAATGAGACTCTGtataaaattttctctctctctaattatttgtccattttGAATTGACATAATTATTGACAGAGTAAGTTTATCGTTTTACCTCTATTAGTtatgaagtaattaaattaaaaaggatTATATCATCATGAATTCATTAAAATTGTTCGCATAGTTCACTTACACACCTTATTAGAAATTATACCTATTGAATATCTTtactaattcaaattcaaaccaTGTAAATACTCTTTCGATAATCagctaaaaatattatatgtgtaATACAATTATGATGACATGACAATTGGACAAATTAATGACATACatgtgaaatttgagaatgacGTGACAAATTGATGAATTAACATCATACATGTGATTTTtgatggaaaaaataaataaatattgcgAGTCACCTTCCCTCAGTTTTCTCGTCTTCAACTTCAACACATTCACAACTTGGATCATAATCAATGGAGTAtaaacaaatttataatcaattaataaattaacaaCACACATGTGAATTTTAAGGGGAAAAAAAGGATAGAAAAATTAGTTTGAAGCTTCCTTCTTCAGTTTCACCAATGTGACTCGTCTTCAACTTCAAAAGGTTCACAactttaatcataataaatggAGTATAgacaaatttattaattatgatcAATTGATCTTTGAACAAGTTCACATCTCATGGAAGGTCAAGAAGTGAAAAAAGGCGCAACTCTGTTATTCAATATGTCGTTGTCCACCACCATCATCGTCGTCATGAGTCCTCTTAATCCGACAATTTATTTTTCCAGATCCATGTGTTTTTCAAAAGCTATGACGGAAATGGAGGTGGAAGAAGCTATGGCTAAAGAAGAATAagtagaagaaagagatgaaaaaaataaatataaaagctATGTATTGCACTTTCTTTACTGTGCCaaaaatgtgaataataaaagtgttcaataaatatacattaaatTCAAAGTTCGAGATGGTTAAGTtaaatatatagataattttagtcttttttatatgtacttaagtcaattaaaaatttaaggtttttaaaaaattttacatttttaaaagtaattattaggaatgaaataaataaaaatataatattattttttaatttattaaaataattaaaaataatagataatAGAAACTTTTGTACGTTGAGCTGATCTTAAAGAGGCATCAGTTCTTTTAGCACTTTTTTCTGACAAGATAAAAAGTGTTGGGACCGCTAGAGCGGTAAAAGTTTCAGTTGCGAGACTCATTGGATAATAATGGGGGAATGAGTTGAAGAGTGGTTAGTAATTATTGAGCTTAAATTAGTTTAAagttgattaaatttattttttaaaatatttgataaatataaaaaataatttaaaaaataaattataatgatttaaaataaattaaaaagtgcttgataagataaaaaaaatttaaaataatttaaattaaactaaaaactaaaaattattttaatttaatttttattttttacttataaattaataatttttttaagtcaaaatcCAAACGGAATCtcagttatatttataactacATCCATTGTTATTTTGGCCTAAAGTTGTTCCCTCTGAGAGTTTGTGGAGCCCTATACAAATATATTCCTTCATTCCCTCTCACAATTTGTGGAGCCCTATCCAAAAATATTCttacattaatttatcatttaggCATCTGTATCAACTCGATTGATTCGAATTCACGATAAACGGGTGCTTGCTATGAAAGTTCGAACCGGATTATGTTGGTGATTTTATCAAAAACGTCACTCGAGAATACGTTTGCTTTGTGCTGACGTTATTAGTTGTTCTCACTTTTTCTTTAAGACCATAGTCTTCAATGATATGAGAGGCCACCACATTTTGCAtgccacaaaaaaaaaagcttctaataaataaaatttttgaggCATATTTTCTTTAAAGAGATTTAAGTTCATCGATTATTTATGAGGTTAATAGGTCACTTAACTTTGAGATGTTCACTCAGAAAGTTATTTCGATATTAACTTTGTTTGATAATTCAAAAGTCACTCGACTATGAGTGTTTCTTAAAAAGTCATCTAACTACTGATATTTTACTTAGAAATTCACCAAAtcaattgaaatatttattcattaaatttaattttaaattattttttttaaaaaaataataagatatctattttaattatattattgatcCGCCCCaattatttcattataatttttttgataaaacgtACAACagttcaccaaaaaaaaaaaagaccagtctatatttcaataaaataattaaaataaacatcttattatttttttaaaaaaaaaaacagtttaattattttttgtatttttacaaaattcaatgaaaaaattatttaaactgaTTGATTGTTTTTTAAGTGAAATATTAATAGTTTGGTGTCTTTCTAAGTAAAATATTAACAGTTGACTGACTTTTGAGTtataaaacaaagttgagtgactttctaagCGAACAACTCAAAGCAGAGTGACTTTTTGAATAATCTATTCAAAGTTGAGTAACCATATGCTATATTAACTCATTACTTTTGTGGTActtagagaaaaaaatagattaatcTTATGAAATTGATCCTTAAAGTAATACACCCCCtcagttaatttttatttatttattatgtcaaaaataaattttcattttacttgtctacttgaatatatatataaaaaagagtaCGAGTATCAAGCTAAAATATAAACTTTATGTAGTATTTCTGAGCCAGTGTAAAATTCATTTTGAACGTGTGAAAGTGAAGCGAAGTGAGGGAGTATCATTACTATGTGACATTATAGGACCATAAGCAAGAGGGTTGGGGTTGTGGATAATATATGTAGCATGGATTAAGTATACGAATGTACAAATATTTTAAGACTTATAGGGACATGACATAGgcttaaaattttatacagtCTAAATTAATAACTAGCAGGTtggaaaaaaagaattatccagaaaaagaataatacaaaaatacattataacaaaCTGTCAAAGAGACCTCTGGGCCTTTTTATTGAAACAACAACATCGATCAGGCAGCAATAAAGTCTTATGATTTTGGTTTGAACTTTTATTCAGTACACAAGCTACCAAATCTCTTTACAATTTGAAATACGTTTGGTggccaaaaaatgaaaataatcagAAGACAACactaataacatttttttttacaaaaaaaaagtatttaaaaaaacacGTGTCTAATCGTGTGCCGGCACACCAATACGCACCCGTATATTTGGTGTTTGGGCTTCGCAGTGGCCTATGTATTGTAGTTCGACTTGTAAAGGTCGAGagattcatttaaatttttctcaGTGAAGAATTATAATACTtatatattgttaaaataatttttctatgcttatataataaatgttaaattttcttttgcGTTTTGTATGCTTCTTCATATTTGAACAGTTTAATAAAAATTTGGCTCTGTGTTGACTTCAAACGAAGATTATATGGATAAAATGCATTTTGGTCTTCTTTGGAAGAATGAGATGGCAAAACTATAGTTATAGATCATAATCAAGTTTATTATAGTTggctatttgaaaaaaattctctataaaaattaatttaaaataaattagaaaggGCTagaaatgacttaaaataagccaaaaataaaaaattattttaatttgacttttatttttgagttaaaaacTGATACTTCTTGTATAAGCGAATCCACGGGCTAGTAATGTTGATATGTACCTCCATTGGCATTTTGGCATAAAGTTGTTCCGTCTCACAGCCCTAcgcaaaatatattttttcatttcctctCACAGTTTGTGGAGCgctatacaaatatattataatatcattTAGGCATCTGTATCAACTCCGATTCATTATGTTGGTGATTTAATCGGAAACGTCACTGGATAAATTTTGTTAACTGCACATCATTCATTGGATTAACATAGCACGGACCAAATGTCCAAATTCATTGTTCACGGATGATGACTAGAATTGCACTATTTGAAAATGTGCTGCTCCTTTTTATAATATCGTAATACTTAGCTTTATCTAAGTGCAGACCAAGTTATAGAAGAGGATAAATCAATCAACGTTTCAATCACATTCAGATTTGTATAGTTTCAATTAGGAGGCAGAGTCTGGGCTGCGGTCTGGCCGAGTTC harbors:
- the LOC101255060 gene encoding peroxidase 10-like, whose translation is MFTASAIMNMKSHVFLIYPLLCFLFLSSFVYGQLDYKYYDTTCPNLTKIVRNGVWSAISNDTRMPASLLRLHFHDCFVNGCDGSILLDDTSTFTGEKNAFPNRNSARGYEVIDAIKANVEKACPSTVSCTDILTLAAREAIYLTRGPFWSVCLGRRDSLTASQSAANDQLPSPFEPLVNITAKFVSKGLDVKDVVVLSGAHTIGFAQCFMFKRRLFDFDGSGNPDPTLDLSLLGSLRSVCPNQSDSDSNLAPLDAVTINRFDNVYFKNLMNNSGLLESDQALMNDNTTAALVSNYSRNPSLFSKEFAASMVKLINIGVLTGQNGEIRKNCRVVN